The sequence accattggcggccgtcccTTCAGCAGTCTGGGCcttaagctatggaattccctccacaaacctgtttgtctctccacctctcccttttCCCGTTTGCAACACTCCGTAAAACCTACAACAACCAAGcattttgtcacctgtcctaaaatctcctCCTTTGACTCAATGTCAATTATTGtctgattacattcctgtgaagcaccttgggatgttttactacattaaaagcgctatataaatgcaggttgtgatTTTAAACCCTTTCCAATTGCCTTTACAGGAAGaattggagagagaaaccgagaagCTTCGGGGAGTCCAGCAGAATTGTTCCAGCAAACAGCGAGACTTGGGGAGATCAGAAGCTGAAATAAAGGTAGGGAAAAGTGGAGCTGGATTTAGAAAGGGTTTGTCCCCCCACTGAGTCAATGAACACATCAGAAACAGGCTTCCAAACCAGGCTGGTTGTGTTGGGGCCGAGTCACTGATTACACGGAGTTCCCGTGTGTTTGATGTGAGGGGAGCTGCTTAACTCTACCTGCCCCTCCCAGGGAATATTATTCCATCACTTGGGCACTGGATTTACTGAAACACACACAGCCAGAGGCTGGCAGGTGAAACTTGCCCTGAAGCCTGTATCATATGAACATAGAAAGGAAGAGGAAGAAAAGCCCATTAGCCCCAACGAGCCTGCCCCATGCAGTCAGGGTTCAATCACACACACCACTGATCCACCCTGAACCATGTACTCACCTGGGAAAGGCAAACCGAGAGAGAATAAACACCTGCAGCCAATTCAGGACAAGCTCGGGGAAATTCCTCCCCAGCTCCCTTTTAAAGGGTGGTAGTGACTCCATACCCACCACATGTTCAGGGAGTCTGTTCCAGAGATCGAGGGCTCTGGCCTCTAACCTAACTCTGTGCCTATGGATTTTATACACAGGCCCTCTAGTCCTACCATCCCGATCcatctccagtacctcacccaatgagtgagtcCAATAATccctccatcattttaaacacctcaatcatgtCCCTCTCGGCCTGCCTTTCTCTAAATCACCCGACCTCTTGGAGCCGATCCTCAGAACTAAACTCCATCAGATTATGTGTCATTCTGGCCCTGTCCTCTCCAGAGTCTCGATCTCCTTCACCAGGTGTGGGCACCAAAACTGGAGCCATCACTCCTGGTGTGGGTGGACCAGGTGGCAGTGCCACACACAGTCTAAACACAGCGCTCCTTCTTTTAGGCTCAAGGCTCAAGGTAACACTGGTTAAACTCTGTTTCCTCTCCCAGTAGACACCCCCACTGCCAGTAGACACCCCCACTGCTTGTCTATCTTTAACGGGCGATCGAGTGGTGATCTAAACAAACTGTCCCGTCCCTGGAAAGTGCCGTGTGCTCAGGGTAACACTGTGTGGAAGGGCCGTTTGTAATGAGAGTTGGTTTGGGTTTCAGACACGAATCAAGGAGCTGAAAGGAAAGCTATCGAAGAGCTTCTCTGAATGGAGGAGACAGCTGGAAGAAGATGAAGAATACGCACTGACACTGATCGATGAGGAGGGGCTCCGAGCTCTCGCACAGATTAGAAACTGTTCTGAAGCATTAAACAAGAGGATAGAACAGATTACATTAATAGATGGAGAAACCCAGAGTCTGCTACAGAGGAACCCTCTCTCCTTTATTCAGGTACATCTTCAATATAAACAGGGCCATGGCTGGGGAATGGGGCCTTTCTGTGAGGCTGGTGTGAGGGCTGAATTGTTTGAAGATTGTTGCTGCATAGGTgctgctccctcagccctgcccttggagtgttggtgccccctcagccctgccctcggagtgtcagtgccccctcagccctgccctcAGAGTGTTGGTGCTGCCCCAGGATGGAGTGCAATGAAATGTGGGATTATTCCCCATTCCTGTGACTGGCCCCACCGACTGTTACAGACTGAACTCTTTACTCTCAATCCCAAATTCACGATTTGCTTCCATTGGATCTTGGTTTGGTCGTTGCCTGGTTTGATCTCCTCCTTTTATTCACAGAACTCGAAGCAGCTCCTTTCCAGGTaagtccctctccatcacacagTACCTGCTGCTGATAGGGAACCTTCACCTGTATCTGGGAGAAGAGTGAAAGTAGAATCACGGCTTGGAAACCTTCCCAGATAAGGAGCTTTCAAATGGTGGGAATATTGAGTGATGTGTAACTGGGGCCTGAGGGGTTCTTGGCTCAGGCAGCCTGTGGGAAATGGCAGTGACATGGGCTGTTCCATCGGTGTGTCGAGCTTCTCAGGAAGCTGTTAgacaggaagtgagagagagagaaagctgcaGTGACCTGTATCTAACCGAGGCTTCCTAAAGGCTCCATGTGTGTCAGTGACAGCTTTATTCCATTGGGTCAGTAAGTGCTGTGCGATTGGCTTGTTCTATCAACCAGTCCATGGCGAATGAGGAGAGAGGCAGATCCCAGTGTCAGGGTGACAATAAGATGTGTTGTGATTGGCTCATTCTATACACTAAATGAGAAATGAGTGGGTGCTGAGATGTCCCAGTAATGTCAGTGTCCCTGGACACTCTGACCCCGATATTaccggggaggtggggagggtgtggggtggcTGTTAACTTGGGAAAGTCGGGGATGTGGAGGACCTGTCGGTAATTGACGGCCTAGCCGGCGGACGGAGTGAAACAAGCGGCAGGAGGCCGCAGCCGGAGACCCAACCATGGGGGCTTTCCCCGTCACTCAGTGCAGAGGGAAGCAGAGGttctgggggggtgcggggggtgggggggggcagcgggggctGTGGCTGAGGGAGGTCAaaggcttccttgtgaggcctggggctctcctgctcctccgggcCCAGAAGCAGTGCTAAAAGGAGCAGATTTTTAGCACTTATCTTGGCCAGTCGACTCCT is a genomic window of Pristiophorus japonicus isolate sPriJap1 chromosome 4, sPriJap1.hap1, whole genome shotgun sequence containing:
- the LOC139263084 gene encoding uncharacterized protein, with translation MQVVILNPFQLPLQEELERETEKLRGVQQNCSSKQRDLGRSEAEIKTRIKELKGKLSKSFSEWRRQLEEDEEYALTLIDEEGLRALAQIRNCSEALNKRIEQITLIDGETQSLLQRNPLSFIQNSKQLLSRVTETQRVTDPDVPALTLNLSNILQLIQERLNGWEKYHSDILGIIRPASTEYRGSSTVTPPPHSSSGAAPVPLIAIKQSTGIRGRTGISQGQRSPMGLDPKTAN